From Amycolatopsis sp. YIM 10, the proteins below share one genomic window:
- the uvrB gene encoding excinuclease ABC subunit UvrB → MAFATEHPVLAQSEFRPVSEVPRADGRFKVVSDYAPAGDQPAAIDDLERRINAGEKDVVLLGATGTGKSATTAWLIERVQRPTLVMAPNKTLAAQLANELRDFFPNNAVEYFVSYYDYYQPEAYIAQTDTYIEKDSSINDDVERLRHSATMNLLSRRDVIVVASVSCIYGLGTPQSYLDRSTRLAVGAEVERDTLLRALVDVQYARNDIAFARGTFRVRGDTVEIIPAYEELAIRVEFFGDEIDKLYYLHPLTGEIVQELDEVRIFPATHYVAGPERMEKAIKGIEAELEERLAELEKQGKLLEAQRLRMRTSYDIEMMRQVGFCSGIENYSRHIDGRPAGSAPATLIDYFPDDFLLVIDESHVTVPQIGGMFEGDMSRKRNLVEFGFRLPSATDNRPLTWEEFSDRIGQTVYLSATPGPYEMGQTGGEFVEQVIRPTGLIDPEVVVKPTEGQIDDLVHEIRERAEKDERVLVTTLTKKMAEDLTDYLLELGIRVRYLHSEVDTLRRVELLRQLRSGDFDVLVGINLLREGLDLPEVSLVAILDADKEGFLRSGTSLIQTIGRAARNVSGQVHMYADKITDSMQHAIDETNRRRAKQIAYNTERGVDPQPLRKKIADILDRVYTEAEDTDEVAVGGSGRNASRGKKPEQGGGGRSSGVLVDKDVAGMPRAELADLIQQMTDQMMQAARDLQFELAARLRDEVADLKKELRGMDAAGIK, encoded by the coding sequence GTGGCTTTCGCAACCGAACACCCCGTGCTGGCGCAGTCCGAGTTCCGCCCCGTCTCCGAGGTCCCCCGGGCCGACGGGCGGTTCAAGGTGGTCAGCGACTACGCGCCGGCCGGTGACCAGCCCGCCGCGATCGACGACCTGGAGCGCCGCATCAACGCCGGCGAGAAGGACGTCGTGCTGCTCGGTGCCACCGGTACCGGCAAGTCGGCGACCACCGCCTGGCTGATCGAGCGGGTCCAGCGGCCCACGCTGGTGATGGCGCCGAACAAGACGCTGGCCGCCCAGCTGGCGAACGAGCTGCGTGACTTCTTCCCGAACAACGCGGTCGAGTACTTCGTCAGCTACTACGACTACTACCAGCCCGAGGCGTACATCGCGCAGACGGACACCTACATCGAGAAGGACTCGTCGATCAACGACGACGTCGAGCGCCTGCGGCACTCGGCCACGATGAACCTGCTGTCCCGGCGCGACGTGATCGTGGTCGCCAGCGTGTCCTGCATCTACGGCCTGGGCACGCCGCAGTCCTACCTGGACCGGTCGACCAGGCTGGCCGTCGGCGCCGAGGTCGAGCGGGACACCCTGCTCCGCGCGCTGGTCGACGTGCAGTACGCGCGCAACGACATCGCCTTCGCCCGCGGCACCTTCCGGGTGCGCGGGGACACCGTGGAGATCATCCCGGCCTACGAGGAGCTGGCGATCCGGGTCGAGTTCTTCGGCGACGAGATCGACAAGCTCTACTACCTGCACCCGCTGACCGGCGAGATCGTGCAGGAACTGGACGAGGTGCGGATCTTCCCGGCGACGCACTACGTGGCCGGGCCGGAGCGCATGGAGAAGGCGATCAAGGGCATCGAGGCCGAGCTGGAGGAGCGGCTGGCCGAGCTGGAGAAGCAGGGCAAGCTGCTGGAGGCCCAGCGGCTGCGCATGCGCACCAGCTACGACATCGAGATGATGCGCCAGGTCGGGTTCTGCTCGGGCATCGAGAACTACTCGCGGCACATCGACGGCCGCCCGGCCGGATCCGCCCCGGCCACCCTGATCGACTACTTCCCGGACGACTTCCTGCTGGTCATCGACGAGTCGCACGTCACGGTGCCGCAGATCGGCGGCATGTTCGAGGGCGACATGTCGCGCAAGCGGAACCTGGTCGAGTTCGGCTTCCGGCTGCCGAGCGCCACCGACAACCGGCCGCTGACCTGGGAGGAGTTCTCCGACCGGATCGGGCAGACGGTGTACCTCTCGGCCACGCCGGGGCCGTACGAGATGGGCCAGACCGGTGGTGAGTTCGTCGAGCAGGTGATCCGGCCGACCGGGCTGATCGATCCCGAGGTGGTGGTCAAGCCGACCGAGGGGCAGATCGACGACCTGGTGCACGAGATCCGCGAGCGGGCCGAGAAGGACGAGCGGGTGCTGGTCACCACGCTGACCAAGAAGATGGCCGAGGACCTCACCGACTACCTGCTGGAGCTGGGCATCCGGGTGCGGTACCTGCACTCGGAGGTGGACACGCTGCGGCGGGTGGAGCTGCTGCGGCAGCTGCGTTCCGGCGACTTCGACGTGCTGGTCGGCATCAACCTGCTGAGGGAGGGGCTCGACCTGCCCGAGGTTTCGTTGGTGGCGATCCTGGACGCGGACAAGGAGGGCTTCCTGCGCAGCGGGACGTCGCTGATCCAGACCATCGGGCGGGCCGCGCGGAACGTGTCCGGTCAGGTGCACATGTACGCGGACAAGATCACCGACTCGATGCAGCACGCGATCGACGAGACGAACCGGCGCCGGGCGAAGCAGATCGCCTACAACACCGAGCGCGGGGTGGATCCGCAGCCGCTGCGGAAGAAGATCGCCGACATCCTGGACCGGGTGTACACCGAGGCCGAGGACACCGACGAGGTCGCCGTCGGCGGCTCGGGGCGCAACGCGTCGCGGGGCAAGAAGCCGGAACAGGGCGGGGGTGGCCGCAGCTCCGGGGTGCTGGTGGACAAGGACGTGGCCGGCATGCCGCGGGCGGAGCTGGCGGACCTCATCCAGCAGATGACCGACCAGATGATGCAGGCCGCGCGCGATCTGCAGTTCGAGCTGGCGGCCCGCCTGCGGGACGAGGTCGCCGACCTGAAGAAGGAGCTGCGAGGAATGGACGCCGCCGGCATCAAGTAG
- a CDS encoding DUF5685 family protein: MFGIIRPCRHRLSEGLHADWLAHLCGLCLALRDEHGQLARVVTNYDGLVISALVEAQAPKPEGRRDAGPCPLRAMRPTSVARGSGAQLAAAVSLVLASAKVSDHVTDGDGAFGRKAVAGAARRVASRWAEQGSRTGSRIGFDTAVLTEAVDRQGEVERAVRLGDPVLLATEPTEEATAAAFAQTAVLAGRPGNVAPLTEVGRLFGRAAHLLDAVEDLAEDTETGAWNPLLATGATVADVRRHCDDAVLGVRLAMREATFENGRLVHALLVHELEQAVRRTFGHLEIEAHHPGGQSPHGHPGHYGPYGQQSTPPAATGPGGKPPKKKRGPGPNDGDGGCCWVPKFRVPPRKRNAAFGCLVAFYQCCSCQVCCRDPYPGPWSGKPRDAWCDSCDGCDCGCDC; this comes from the coding sequence ATGTTCGGCATCATCCGGCCCTGCCGCCATCGGCTGTCCGAGGGCCTGCACGCGGACTGGCTGGCGCACCTGTGCGGGCTGTGCCTCGCGCTGCGCGACGAGCACGGGCAGTTGGCGCGCGTGGTCACCAACTACGACGGCCTGGTCATCTCGGCACTGGTGGAGGCGCAGGCCCCTAAGCCGGAGGGCCGCCGCGACGCCGGGCCGTGCCCGTTGCGCGCGATGCGCCCGACGTCGGTGGCGCGCGGGTCCGGGGCGCAGCTGGCGGCCGCGGTCTCACTGGTGCTGGCCTCGGCCAAGGTCAGCGACCACGTCACCGACGGGGACGGCGCGTTCGGCCGCAAGGCGGTGGCGGGCGCCGCCCGCCGGGTGGCCTCGCGCTGGGCCGAGCAGGGGAGTCGCACCGGCTCGCGGATCGGCTTCGACACCGCCGTGCTCACCGAGGCGGTCGACCGGCAGGGCGAGGTCGAGCGCGCGGTCCGCCTCGGCGACCCGGTCCTGCTGGCCACCGAGCCGACCGAGGAAGCCACCGCGGCCGCGTTCGCGCAGACCGCGGTGCTGGCCGGGCGGCCGGGCAACGTCGCGCCGCTGACCGAGGTGGGCAGGCTCTTCGGCCGGGCCGCGCACCTGCTCGACGCGGTCGAGGATCTCGCGGAGGACACCGAGACCGGAGCGTGGAACCCGCTGCTGGCCACCGGCGCGACCGTGGCCGACGTGCGGCGCCACTGCGACGACGCGGTGCTGGGCGTCCGGCTGGCCATGCGGGAGGCCACCTTCGAGAACGGCCGGTTGGTGCACGCGCTGCTGGTGCACGAGCTGGAGCAGGCGGTCCGCCGGACCTTCGGGCACCTGGAGATCGAGGCGCACCACCCCGGCGGGCAGTCGCCGCACGGGCATCCGGGCCACTACGGACCGTACGGGCAGCAATCCACTCCGCCCGCCGCGACCGGTCCCGGCGGCAAACCGCCCAAGAAGAAGCGCGGTCCCGGCCCGAACGACGGCGACGGAGGCTGCTGCTGGGTGCCGAAGTTCCGGGTGCCGCCACGCAAGCGGAACGCGGCGTTCGGCTGCCTGGTCGCCTTCTACCAGTGCTGCAGCTGCCAGGTGTGCTGCCGCGACCCGTACCCCGGGCCGTGGAGCGGCAAGCCGAGGGACGCCTGGTGTGACAGCTGCGACGGCTGCGACTGCGGCTGTGATTGCTGA
- a CDS encoding RidA family protein produces the protein MELRPHNPVGGVYPASDDYVHAMEVRGAGRLLFVAGTMGLDPRGVPGGTLTEQLDLIWANLRAILASAGMTVDNIVRLTSYLRDASYADANAAARVAALGGRPVPTTAIVAETLSGDWLVEIEVIAAG, from the coding sequence ATGGAGCTGCGGCCGCACAACCCGGTCGGCGGTGTCTACCCGGCATCGGACGACTACGTGCACGCCATGGAGGTGCGCGGCGCCGGCCGCCTGCTGTTCGTCGCGGGCACGATGGGGCTGGACCCGCGAGGTGTGCCCGGCGGGACGCTCACCGAGCAGCTCGACCTGATCTGGGCGAACCTGCGGGCGATCCTGGCCTCGGCCGGGATGACCGTGGACAACATCGTCCGGCTCACCAGCTACCTGCGCGACGCGTCCTATGCGGACGCCAACGCCGCGGCCAGGGTGGCGGCACTGGGCGGGCGACCCGTGCCGACCACCGCGATCGTCGCCGAGACGCTCTCCGGTGACTGGCTGGTCGAAATCGAAGTGATCGCCGCGGGTTAG
- a CDS encoding DUF402 domain-containing protein, with amino-acid sequence MSAHPPKVETFDPGKAENIDNKGIIREVERFQVEPYGLYMARPAPGRAQFHYLESWLLPARGLRITDFWFSPGHERDQDFYLDVVEVEQDGPIWRATDLYVDIVLRDGLHLEVIDTDELLEATVAGLVTEKAAQRALETTYATVEGLATHGYRLRDWLATTGENLMWQRK; translated from the coding sequence ATGAGCGCACATCCGCCCAAAGTGGAGACCTTCGATCCGGGCAAGGCCGAGAACATCGACAACAAGGGCATCATCCGGGAGGTCGAGCGCTTCCAGGTCGAGCCGTACGGGTTGTACATGGCGCGCCCGGCACCCGGCCGCGCGCAGTTCCACTACCTCGAGTCGTGGTTGCTGCCCGCGCGCGGACTGCGGATCACCGACTTCTGGTTCAGTCCCGGCCACGAGCGCGACCAGGACTTCTATCTCGACGTGGTGGAGGTGGAGCAGGACGGGCCGATCTGGCGGGCCACCGACCTCTACGTCGACATCGTGCTGCGCGACGGCCTCCACCTCGAGGTGATCGACACCGACGAACTGCTCGAAGCCACCGTCGCCGGACTGGTCACCGAGAAGGCGGCCCAGCGTGCGCTGGAGACCACCTACGCCACCGTCGAAGGACTGGCCACGCACGGCTACCGGTTGCGCGACTGGCTCGCCACCACCGGCGAAAACCTGATGTGGCAGCGGAAATGA
- a CDS encoding endonuclease V produces the protein MTDWPSTVEEAVAVQERLAPSVVRAAPPGFAPRTAAGLDVAYTDGLRAAVTVLDLDTLTVVDQAVVEGEVDFPYVPGFFAFRELPALLDALEKLTTTPDVLVCDGQGLAHPRRFGLACHAGVLTGLPSLGVGKNALGAYEPPAPERGAWSELRDDGEVVGRALRTRDGVKPVFVSIGHRMDLDTACSLVLGLSPRFRLPETTRTADRLSRG, from the coding sequence ATGACCGACTGGCCGTCCACTGTGGAGGAAGCGGTGGCCGTGCAGGAGCGGCTCGCGCCCTCGGTGGTGCGCGCGGCACCACCGGGGTTCGCGCCCCGCACGGCGGCCGGTCTCGATGTCGCTTACACCGACGGCCTGAGGGCCGCGGTGACCGTGCTGGACCTGGACACGCTGACGGTCGTCGACCAGGCCGTGGTCGAAGGGGAAGTCGATTTTCCTTACGTGCCAGGATTCTTCGCCTTCCGTGAGCTGCCCGCGCTGCTCGACGCGCTGGAAAAGCTGACCACCACACCGGATGTGCTCGTCTGCGACGGCCAGGGGCTGGCCCATCCGAGGCGGTTCGGCCTGGCCTGCCACGCGGGCGTGCTGACCGGCCTGCCCTCGCTGGGCGTCGGCAAGAACGCGCTGGGTGCCTACGAACCGCCCGCACCCGAGCGCGGCGCGTGGTCGGAACTGCGCGACGACGGCGAGGTGGTCGGCCGCGCACTGCGCACCCGCGACGGCGTGAAGCCGGTGTTCGTCTCGATCGGGCACCGGATGGACCTGGACACCGCGTGCTCGCTGGTGCTCGGCCTGAGCCCGCGGTTCCGCCTGCCGGAGACCACGCGCACCGCGGACCGCCTGTCCCGGGGCTGA